In Coffea eugenioides isolate CCC68of chromosome 4, Ceug_1.0, whole genome shotgun sequence, the genomic stretch TTTCCCTTCCTCAGCAACTatggagaggaaaaaaaaaagctaaacaATTAGAAAATTAAAGATTAATTTATATATTGAAATAATGACAGCAAAACAGTTAAGCTAGATCCATAGATCTCAAGTGATAATTAGGGAAGCTACAGAAGTCAAAGACCTTGTATGTTAAAGATTTCACTGCATATAAACCTGTTTTTTTTGTGGCAGGATTGGTTGAATTAGGGGCAAATACAAGTAGTTGTGGAAGATTTACAGTATTAAAGCATTGCATTTATTTTGCTTTCATACATGGGGCGAACGAATTTGCCTTGCTATCAAAGAGAACAAGCATTATTCCTTAGTAAATGCTATAAAAGAACTTAAACACGTAAGATCAGAAACCATATACTAATCAGCCTTCTAAGATGTTTATGAGTTTCAAGGAAAAATAACTGCTATAACAGACATTTTGGCTGCAGTAAAGGTAAATACCTACTGTTTTTTACATGTTTACTGAATAGGCTTTCATCTAGACTCTAATATCTGTATAGACCAATTAATATCATTTTTTTCCCTAAAAGGTCTCGTAAACATCCAAACataaaatttctggaaattcaagACAGAATAAAACAGAGTGAATATAAAACCAGAAGCAATGATACCTTCATTTTCCATGTCAATAAGGCCCGCAGCACTTCTGATTTGAGAAACATCAGGAAGagcatcatcatcagattccttcctttttcttttatgaGGAATGGTGTTTCTTGGAATGCCGTAGTGCCAGCCAGATTCACCTCGAGGGAACAACAGTGGATATTGCAGTGAATCATAGCAAGCAAAATAATGCTGAATCCTATGACTTGAATTTGAATGAGTATACACTTGTATATGGGCACTCTTGTCAAGGCTTTCATTATCTGTCTCAGTCCAAATAGCAGCAACTTCTGAAGAGGTTGGTATGTTATACAGACGCTGATCCAACCCGGGATTGGAATTAAGAAATATATTATGATCGTCTAGATTAGGAAGGTCTTTTAAACTCTTAAAGAACCTAGTGTAAGGATTCTTGTCAAGAATACCCATCAAAAGTTTAAGAGTACTCTCACGCAACCTAGGAGAAACACCAAGTCTTTTTGAGATCTCCTCCTCTTGATCATAGAAATACAACTGAATACCAATAGGTGGGCGATCATTTGGTATTAAACTGTTCAAGAGATGATAGACCTGCCCCTGTACCCGGAAAGTGTAAACTCCCTGgctatttttggtcaaattctTATCATATTTTGCACCAAACGATGTAAATGCAAGATTGTTGTTATAAGTACGAACATTCTTCCGAAAGTTAATGCATTCCTCATCTGTACCAGAATAGAGCCGAAAAAGTTCATAAGGCATAACAGGGATAACAACAGAAACCTCGCCTCCAGAACAGCAAAAACTCGGTGGTTCTAAATGGAATCGCTTAGCACCACAGTGTTCACAGTTGAGTGCATCGGGCAGTATCAATGATTCAGTCGGAATTTTGTTCAGACGATGGTAGCTCCCCTTTttagctttttttctttttcctaagtAAATAGATAACTATTAATCCctctaaacaaaaaaaaacgtAAAAACAAAACAGGTAATGCAAGCCAGTAGCATTTTAAGCTAGAACAAATTTGTAACATTAATTAAAACCAACCTGTATTTTGAAGCTGAGTATTAACAAGAATTTGTTGTTTACTGCCATCCTTGGAGTTACAAGATGATTCAACATTGATTATACATGCTCCTTCCTCTATAAGGGAATGATTGTGAACTGATACAAGAAGTATAAAAAACATTTTCTATaagttttattaaaaaaaagatggGGAAAAATGGACAGGCAATTATTTCTCTAAAAGCATTATTTTTTTCTAGATGAGTATACCTTCAGGTACATGATGATGATCAATTGAAAGATCAGGTGAAGACAAGGTGCTTGACGATGCCTCGAGGCGTTGTGACATACCATCAAACAGATCAGCTAATTCACTATTACTGATAGCTGATCGTTCCATGCAGCCAGATGAATCAGCAATTAAACTATTGGGAGCTGATGCTGATGGAGATAACCCAGAAGCAGAACCACAAACTTTCTGATTATTCTTAGAATTCCGTACTTTGGAACCAGAACGTGAAGGAACATCAGATGcaactttcttttgttttttgtcaCCAGACAACCCtgtcttatttttcttttcttctgctATAGAAAAACATCTAGAGGTTTCAGTAGATTGGATAGAAGTTGCTTTCTTTCGAGCATATGCCTCTCGTCTACGCCTCAACAATTCATCCTTTTTTTCTTTCGGCATATCAGAATAACGCCTACGTTTAATAGCATTAACAAGAACTTGTTTCTTATTGCCATCCTTGGAGGAACAAGATGATCCAACATTGATTATACATGTTCCTTCCTCTATAAGGGATTGATTGTGAACTGATACAagaatgagggaaaaaaattgtCTATAAGtttcagcaaaaaaaaaagtgtaaaagAATAGACAGGCAATTATTTCTCTAAAAGCATTATTTTTTCCAGAGGAGTATACCTGTAGGTACAGGATGATGATCAGCCGAAAGAACAGGTGAAGGCAAGGTGCTTGACGATGCCTCAAAGCGTTGTGTCGTACTATCAAACAAATCAGCTAATTCGCTAGTACTGATAACTGATTGTTCCACACAACCAGATGAATCAGCAATTAAACTATTAGCAGTTAATGCTGATGGAGATAATCCAGAAGCAGAACCACAAGGCTTCTGATTATTCTTAGAAGTTCGTACTTCGCAACCAGAATGTGAAGGAACATTACATGcaactttctttgttttttttgcaCCAGACAACACTGActtatttctcttttcttctgctATAGAAGAACATCTAGAGGTCTCAGTAGACTGGACAGTAGTAGCTTTTTTTCGAGCGTATGCCTCTCGTCTACGCCTCAACAATTCATCCTTTTTTTCTTCCGGCATATTAGAATAACGTCTACGTTTAATAGCATTACGGTCCATCAAAGCAATTCAGTCTAGCACTACATAAGTTGTTTAAGAAATTAGGGAACAATTAGCCTGAAGAAAACAGCTAGAAAGCATATATATTTCATTAATGCATCAATAACATTGCTCCTACATAACCAGTTCTCATCCTAGCACATGTGTCTCATTTATGCCTCaataattcattaatttttcCTTTCGACATAGCAGAATAATGCTCATACTTCAGGGCATTATAATCCCAGGCAGAAAAATAACTCTAGCTTTTCACACACTAAATTAAAAGAGCATATAATAGCTAAACTAAGATAAACAACCAGGAATAACGTATATTATACAAATGCATGAATAATGTAACAGTTCGTGGTTAAATGATAGTAAGGAAAAAAATTACTGAAGAATAATACCTGCCAGTCTTCCAAAGAGTGTTAAAGATCAATGAAAGACTTAAAATCAATCCTTAGCAGGACCCCTAAAATCACTCTGATTGAGGAGAAAATAAGCTAGAACAAAAGTCCCATGCCCACCTTAACAAAAGTAAGAAACCACATGAGATTCCAAATTCCAGATAATTATCAAGGAATAATTTTATTGATAATTAATTctgtctttaaaaaaaatatccaCAAACAACAGTTTTGCTATTTGTTTTCCGAAAATATATTGACTCCTAAGCAACAACAGTCAGGACATTGTTTTGAATATTATAAGTGGAAAAAGgtataaaaaaatagaaaaagaataGTAAGCAAATGGCAGATTAACTACAAGCAACTGAATAGCTTCTATAACACTCATAATGCagcaactaaaaaaaaaaaaagaaagccatGACTACTATATTAAGATGATTAACTTAGCCACATAAGTTAATCAGAAGGTAAAACTCATCTAGTCCAATGCTTCTATGACAGAGCTCTTTATTTTCAATATAAGAGATCTTACAATTATCTAACAAAGGTGCCAAACAGACAAGAACAAAGCGTAAactatatatttatttcaatagCATGCGGTAAACTATATAGGCAGCAACAACAAAATATTATGATCGAAAAAACAAAAACTTCAAACAGAAACATACCAGTATTCTGCAGAGAATGAGGTTGTCccaagaggaaaaaaaaaaggagaggcTTAAAGCTGTGGAGTTctagtgtatatatatacacataaggCAGCTATAAAGAGCCACTGTGGCCTCGTAATATTTCTCAGAATGTACCAAttgaatctgaaaaaaaaaatcagaaacaaACAAAAAGATTCAGTAGCCACTCAGTACAAAAATCAAGTCTGTATCTGTACCTATTGAAAAAGGTACAAAGGGATCATTGCTAGGCCACGACAATACGAAAAGGTATAGTGGAACTTAACAATCTGCAGCAAGGAGCATACCATTTAAGGGTAATTACAAGTGATAGAGTACCTGATTAGGATAGACAATAGTACAGGCCAGGTAACAAATTCACTTTTTTAGCCAGGACCACTTGTAGAATCAGCTCCACTTTGTCTATAAAAGGACATGCCCATTACTTGCGCAAGAATGGTACCAGGTGAGCTATTTCTTTTGAATCAGATACGAATAAATTTTGTTTGTATATGAtcataaacaattaaaaaaaatcttataTATTCTCTCATTCAGCGCCTCCTTTCAATCGTTtcttaaaggaaaaattgataGTTTTATATTGCCTATTTAGACTTCTTTCATATGCCTCCAAAGGCAGCAAGTTTCTGTGAAATAATACAATAAAGTTTTAATGCACCTCTCCCCTAAGCAACCATTCCTGTGGTTCACCTCTCAACTTTCCTGAAAAATTAGTACTTCCAAAATCATTTTCTTTCTAGAAGTTAATGCTATGTATTGCTTATCTAGTTTCATTGCTTTTATAATGCTATGTATGATTCACAACTCAGAAGACAAAGACCATGGAAGACACCCCTTGGCAGTAATGAGTCTGCAAAATTGGACATAATTTCTAAGCCTACGAAGGCAAATGTATTCAGTTTAACAGAAAGGAAATAAAGCTTCAAACATCATAGTAATGACAACCGAATCTGAATTTTTTACTCTCTTCTTCAGAATAAATGCACCAGAAAATGATAGGTCAGGGAGCATGGTTTTAAACCATtataaaataagaagaaaacaaaaataacacTAAAGAATATTACATTTGGTATACCCTTTCTAATGGACATGTCTATTACTTCAGCGGCAGTGGCACAAAGTTAACTAAATCAGTCTTTGTTAACAACCACGACAGGAGCAGTTAACACTGGATTAATATCCAAATATATACAGATCCAAAAGGAAACATAATCCATGAACCAACAACATTAAAAGTCCGCCATAATTCAACCTAAAATAAAGCCTAATGTCTTGTACATTGTAGTTCAAACAAGCAAATACAAAGAGTGGCAAATTAAATAAACATCTAAAAGACATCAGCAAATATTGCTTCCAATTTCATCTGCGCCATAGACAGCGACAATTGTATACGGAGCACCCTTAACAGCCCTGATTACATCGTTGGAATGCTTAACATAGCACAACAAGACTTTTCCCTCGAGTTCACTTGCAACACGATCAGTGAGGTGCACATTCTGTCAGCCAATTGAAAACAACAACTCATTGGCATAACACATAATTGGTCACACAATATAATATTCCACTATCGTATATAAGCCAAGGAAAAAGAAGTACCTCTTGCTCCGCTTGGAATAAGCGGTGAACACTAATACCAATCAACTTTTCAGCCTCATCCCCCATGGCTACTGCATTCAAAGATCCAGTCTCATCCGTGATCACAAGAGTCACGCAAGCCCTAACATTATAAATTTCTAAACAATTCAGCAGAAAGAAAAGAGCAAAAACAATAATTCTCTATATCAGACATCTATGGAAACAACACATAAAAAAATTTACAGTAACCAACATAAAAACATTATACCTTGGGTAAGTATAAATCTCTCGCCCACAATAACAGCACATGATCCCCCAATTCAAGGCAAAATCGTTAGGAAGATAACAATGTGGGCAGGCCAAGTACCATAGGTTACCCATCCTATACTCAAGAGACACTTTACCCTTTATCCAAGCAGTCCCTATATCCTATAGACAGCaacatatataaaaatttaaaataggTATCAATTGATTTAGCTAACAAAACAGATAAGATTAGAGGGATAAAAAGCCACAGTCCCAGAAAAGTCAATAGCACACTTACAAATTTAGTTGCCTGAGAAATCGATGAGATTGGACTTATATAATTAGAAGCAACCGGAGACAACAATACACATGGGTTAGCATAACTCCGTTCATGAAGCATCCGAATCAATTGCGAACTTTTAGCCTGGAACCTAAACAAAGTATACTAATCAGTCAAAGACAATACATAATAAAGCCTAGAAGCAGAGCAGGACAcaacaaaaaaggaaacaacTGCAAAACGTAAAAACAACAAACCACATCCGAAGATTTCCTGCTTGCTGCACATTTGGCGAAACCAATATAACAGATGAGGATTGAGTGGACAATGACAAATCTGAAAAGATATCGAGAAAGTACAGGCAAAAAGATCAACTACTGCTGTATTCAAACAACAAAACTTGCATGTATCAAAAAGCGAAAGGTAAGCAAAAACTAAAGAAACTTACAGCTATCTGCAATCACTCTAACCCTGATGCAGATTACAACCGGATTCTCTGCAATATTAGCCAGAATAGCAGTCCCCTCTAGGGCCTCAAACTCATTCCAGAGTGTCAATATAATAGGCTTCATGCTTCAATCACAGGGCCAAACAAACAAAAGTTATCAAATCAAATACAACCAGTACAAATAACAgacaaagcaaaaataaaatcgaCACCTACTCATAATTAACAATTACATAGTTAGAGTGTCAATATAATAGGCTTCATGCTTCAATCACAGGGCCAAACAAACAAAAGTTATCAAATCAAATACAACCAGTACAAATAACAgacaaagcaaaaataaaatcgaCACCTACTCATAATTAACAATTACATAGTCCCGTGCAACAGATGGCCCCCCTTCAAAATAAACCTCCTTGGCAGGAAAGGCACAGAGAACAATTCCCATGACATCTGCCAAGTTCCAAAAAAGATAAGTGAAAACCACAACATGCAAATATAGACGTATCCATTACATAgaaaaaagattaatcaatAATGCATTACTTATAAACTTTTCTGTCTCAGCAACAGTGTGACAAGAAGAAATAGAGGCCAACGGAAAATAGCATGGAAGTTTTGGAGCCTCTATTTCAAATACTTCATCAAGCACAGTTTTGTCAGTCAAAACCCAATAATAAGGATAAGATGCAATAGGCACACAATCAGGGATCTTATAAACATGAGCCTTGGATATCCTGTACTTTCTAAAGGGCACAAGTAACTGGCTAACACAGTCAATGTTACCATCAATTGCAAGTGCAGTAACCTTCACACcctaaaaaaaaacaaatgcacAGTCAGTGAAAGCATCAAGGAAAGTAAAACAGCAGATTACCAGAAATTTATACCTGGAAATCACAAAAAACAAAATAGCGAAACTTTTTCGGTAAATCGCTTCCACAGGTTGTCTTTACATGCGATGCCTCAATAAGCTGAACTTGACACGTCCAATGAACCATGCAAGAATCAACCTCCGGCACACGTAATATCCCCTCAATATGTTCTGACCACATATCTAACAAATAGGAATAAAGATAAAAACCAATTAGAAAGAGAGTATACCAAAAAGATGATAGCAACATAGAATAAAAGCCACCGCAAATAAACACTGTATAAAAGCAAAAAAACACTAAACTTCAGAACAGCACCAAATAAGACACAACCACAAAGctaaaattccaaaaaatagaaaacaatcACAGGTATGCCAGAAgcaaataaaacaaacaaagcaaaccataaaaaaaatttaaaaacaaatggaaaaaggaaaaacaatttACAAATCACAAAAGCACAATAACAAAGCAAAACAGATAACAATAtgtaccaaaataaaaaaggaaaacaaattgtcAATCAGAAGCAAAACcactaaaaaaaaaggtaaaagaaGCCTTACACTAAGAAAACAAACCACTAAGAAACCAGACTTACAACCCCACATAAGAAAATACAAAGCAAAAACCTggacaaaagaaaaacagaaagctACAAAAAACagagaataaaaaataaattcaaagaaagtatacattgacaaaaaaataagaaaacaaaCAGATACAAAAAACAAAGACCACTTtcgaaaagaaaaaatcttATAAAAGGAAACATccaactacaaaaaaaaaaaagcacccACGGACGCCAACAAAACATATAGTTGGCCTTAAAAATCCACATAAgcaaaaaaaaggtaaaaaatacattttcaaaaaaaatatacaaagaAATAAGACAACAAACAGATACAAAAAACAAAGACTACTCTCGaaggaagaaaaatctcatAAAAGGCAACAtccaataacaaaaaaaaaaaaaggaccacGGACACCAACAAAAGCTAAACCATTTTCagaaaaaaggtaaaaaatacattttcagAAAAACCATCGAACAAGAAAGACAAAATCTGTACAAAAACTCATTCGATAAACCATAAAGACGAAGGAAAATCAAACCAGCAATAAATTCCAACAAGAAATCATTATTTACTTGTTACAATCACaacaagaattaaaaaaaaaacagtaagAAACGCCTCCTCTTCTTTcttgtttatggaaccctagaaggtaaaaaacaaaaaccatAAAAGAGAACAACATAGGCAATACCTTAAAAAAGCCGAACAAAAGCAACTGGTGGAAGATACTTCTATGCTACCAACCCGCAAGAATTCCAGCCGCAGCAAAGGCTAAACCACAACCATTCCAACTTAAAATCGATGAAGAAACAACCGAGAAAAATAGCacaaaaaaatccataaaaaaaaagaaaacaatggaGGCAATACCTTTAGAAGGACGAACAAAAAGAGAAAGCGCTCCATCCACAGCAAAacgaaaaggggaaaaaaaaagagggaacgACGGAAACCATTTTGGGTTAATGACAGAAACTATCAATGTTGAAGAGGAAAGAATGGCTCTAGCCGAAAGAAAAAGTCCATCAATTGTCCAGCTCCATCGAGTACACATGACTCAGCAGAAACAGTACAATCGCAGCGGAGCAGAGCTGCAGTGGAGTGGAGAGCAAAGCTGGAGTGCAGcggagacaaaaaaaaaaaaaaccaagagcAGTAAATTTGTACAGCTGTCCGTTGAGTAGAATGACTCAGCAGAACCAGGTCTTAAAATGTGGCACGTGAGTACCACGAGGGCCGACGAAACAAAATGAGCCTAGGGTCGACGAAAAGAGCCTCAGACCAAAACCCCCCACTCGCTCTTATTCTATATATgttgaaaaaagaaatctttgaTGCCTGATGCAAAGCAAATTGGGTATCAGTTATCAAGAATGAAGTCGCTGAGCTACCCGGCAATTCCCGTGCCGTGATGGGAACATGTACATTACATTTGAGGGAGGTAACAGGGGTTTTACAGGCTCCCACGGTATAGAGGTTAAATTCAAGTTTTCCCCTTGAGGTTAACTCCGTATAAGTTTTTGTGCCTTTAACCTTTTTTATTTACATGGATCCACCCTTACTTCTGTTTAATTCTTTAAGTTAGTAAGATATTTTTCAGCTATCAAAtagttcttttttcttttaaaaaaaaagttagaggAAGCCAATTGAGGATATTAAACTATGTGTATGAGAGAAAGCCGACAATTAGATTTACGGCGTAAAATTTTGAATCAACCCCCAAAAGAAATCATTCAAAATGACAAATACAAGATTCATCTTTTCATTGAATTGGTTGAACGCTTGAGTGAGAATGCAAAGAATTAATTGAGCTATTCTTGAAGTTTGCTAAGTCAAAATTTGATCGTAAACTCAAATAGTTTgatgaatttgaacttgatcCTATATATGTGATGTGATGTTTTAGAGCACCTTGAAGTTTAATCAAGTCTTAAAtggataatttttcaaaatttttttatgtattaatATAAAATACCTATTGTATcctttgtttaaaaaatataaaatattaactTATATTATTTACTTAATCTCCACTGAGCTTCACCGAGTTAGACTTTATTGATCTCGAATAAACTAAATTATAGATGAGAATGAGTTGAAacttaaactttaaaaatttgAGTTTAATTTGATTCGTTTACATTTGCTTGATTTTACGTGATACCAATGTAAGCATATCGCATACAAGCAACTTTCATTAAGAAATACTTCAAGTTAGCAAGATTGGAAATACTTCAAGTAGAAATAAACAGCAAGATTGGAAATACTTCAAGtatcaaaggaaaaaatggGCGCGAGCAAAAAGCATA encodes the following:
- the LOC113767600 gene encoding uncharacterized protein LOC113767600; protein product: MCCYCGREIYTYPRACVTLVITDETGSLNAVAMGDEAEKLIGISVHRLFQAEQENVHLTDRVASELEGKVLLCYVKHSNDVIRAVKGAPYTIVAVYGADEIGSNIC